TCACGTCTACACGCTGTACGTTATCTGCTGGAATTTAAACGTCAGATACAGCAAAAGGGATATACCGACCTTGATGTATTAGTTGCTTTCTCTGGAGAAGTTAAAGACGATGGTCAAACCTATACTGAAGAAAAAATGAATAAAACAAAATCAGGGAAAACTATAATAGAAAAAGCATTACCAGAAGCATTCAACTCAGATGATTTTGGAATATTGATTGTAGCTGAAAAATACCAGACGGGTTTTGATGAACCACTTCTTCACACTATGTTTGTAGATAAAAAACTCTCAGGCGTTAAAGCTGTACAGACACTCTCTCGGCTTAACCGCATTATGCACGGCAAGCAAGATACCTTTGTTTTGGACTTTGTGAACTCCACAGAAGATATAAGAAAATCTTTTGAGCCATACTATGAAGAAACAATTTTAGAAGAGAAAATAGCTCCCAACGTCATATACGACTTGAGGAATACTCTCGATGAGTTTCGAGTGTATCAACAAATGGAAATTGAACGTTTTGCAGAAATATTTTATTCCGATAAAAAACAGTCAGTAGGAGATATTGGAAAACTACAAGGAACAATAAAACCGGCTTTAGACCGTTATGACGCATTAGAATCAGAGAAGCAGAACTTATTTAAATCTACACTTGCGCGTTTCAACCGTATCTATACGTTCATCACACAAGTTTGTAGATTGTTTGATAAAGATATACACAAATTCAGCGTATATGTTAAATTCCTTTCTACTATGCTTCCAAAGGGAAGTGGAGATAGGGTGTTTGTTGATGACAAAATTATGCTTGAGTATTACCAGTTGGCAAAAGATTTTGAAGGAAACATTGGGCTTAAAAGTACTCAGGAGGGCTTCCGTCCAATTACAGGAGAATCCGGCAGACGCGAAAAGAAAAAAAGACCTTTAACCGTCCTTTTAGAGAGGATTAACGAAAAATACGGTACGGACTTCACTGAGATGGACAAGGTCCTGTTACAAATCGAAAATGATTATGCATCTGAAGAAAAATGGCAAAGTTACGCTAAAAACAATGATAGAAAAACCTTTATGCTTTTGTTTAAAAAAGATTTTCCAAAAATGGCTGCTACTCGCTATGAGCAAAACGATGATTTTTTTGTTAAAATGTTCTCTGATGCAGATATGATGAAACAGATAAGGGATAGCGTGGGAACTATGTTATACGAAAAATTAAAAAAGAAAGATTAGCAAAAAAAGCCCCCTCAGAGCCTGTAAGCCCTTCGGAGATGCTACTATCTGCCCAGTTTGTCATCCTGAACTTGTTTCAGGATCTCTCACTTAACCCACGTTGGGAATAGGCACAACGTAAAAAACGAGATTCCGGATCAAGTTCGGAATGACATGCAAGGGGAATCCTCGTCTTTATCATTACGTCTTTCGTTTTTGGTTAAGTTGCAAAATCTTGGGGACTTACTACCCCAAACATCCCCTTAGGGGAGAAGGCAAAAAGAGGGAGTGAGTAAATAACTCCCAATACGCTTCTCTTTTATGTTTTTATCCTTGCCTTTGTTTTTTCCCTCTTATTTCTGAAAACCAGTGTGGCAGACTACCTGCTCTAAACGATGTTTACTGAGAACTCACTGATTATTTAAACTTGCTCTGTTTCTTTGAGTAACTCAAGGATGGTATTGGCAAGAATATCACCTGTTTCCGGCGACATCTTACTCCAGAAAGCGGTAGTTGTTTCGTGTCCACCTTTCCGCGCAAAAGCCTCTTTGGTTGGAATATATCCCAACCAACCATTAGCCAGAGTAACAATGTAGGTATAAGGTTTTCCGTTTTTTTCCTTTATTCGCAACTGATGTTCAACAAAATACTCGCAGGGCACAGAAGCAAAAGTGGTCTTGCCGAGCCTGCACACCTGAACTATAACATCAATATGTCCACCTTTTTTATGAAGGCCACGCAACAATTCCAACGAGTGGTCATACCAACCTTTCTCAACAAGTGAACGTAGTACTCCAGTAAACAATGACGGATTCTTTACCGAAGCTTCTAGTTCATCAAGTTTGCGTAAGGGAAGAGAAAGTTTCTTTTCTCTGGAGACAACCTTCCAATCAGCCTCAAATTCCGTAATGCTATCTATAAGTTTCCTTACATCTGAAGCCAGATTTGCACCTGTACTTTCAACAGGACCGCTGTTTATATTACCGCACGCACCACACAGGAAAACACAATCCGCCCCATATTTATCTTTCACATCCTTGTAAATAATACCCGGGTAGTCAGAAGATACATTTCCCATTTTTCTATTTGCATGGGCGGAAAAATTAACAATAACACCAAGCATTTTGCCATCCATATTTTTTACGCATAATGTTGCAACCTCAGGGTCAATAGGTCCTTCACAGCAAAGTATCTCATCAGTTGTAGGAGTAATTAAAGGTTGAGTAATAACAGTGCCATCCCGTCTTATATACCTTCTGTTGTAAGAAACCCTGTCTTCATATCCTGATGCCACCCCACAAACCACAGGTTCTCTTCGCTCCCAAGCGGATATAACTGCATCAGCCCCTTTCTGTATCATTGTTTCAATGTAAGGTTCTTCTTTTTTAAAATGTCCACGCTCAACCACCGCGGGACATGCGTGGTTATGAGTTGTAGACACCATAAGATTTGAAGGAAGAATATCTGTGTTAGCCGCTACAATATCTCTAATTTTATTTACGTACTCCCATTCAGCAATGACAATATCCAGAGAGAGAAAAGCAAATTTCTCTATGCCGTCATCAAACACTGCTGCATGAGCAAAAATAGGGTCAATTATATTGTCTACTTGCCCAAAATAAGTTCTTATCGGAAAATAATCCGGACTTATATCTATCTGTGCAAAACCTGCCTTCATTTTTATCTCCTATGATACAAATTCTAAAATATTGTACATCCATAAACCTTATACTCATTTAATAAACTATTAAAATCTTATCATCTTTATATAAAAAAAACAATATTTCTACCTCCTCCCCCAACCAAACTATCGTCCAATTTTGTCATCTATGAAAAAGTAGTAAAAACGAGATTCCGGATCAAGTCCAGAATGACATGCAAGGGGAATCCTCGTCTTTATCATTACATCTTTAGTTTTTGGTTAGGTTGCAAAATCTCCTCCACCTACGCTAAAATGCAAGCTTCGGCGGATAAACCTCATCCCATTAACCTCTTTGCAAACTCTTGGGGACTTACTACCCCAAACATCCCCTTAGGGGAGAAGGCAAAGACGGGGGTCTTCCTTGCGCCTAACGGCGTCTTGTCCCGAGTAGCCCAGAAGGATAAAAGGTAAAACAACACAAATAAAAAAGCCCGGTGTTTTACCGGGCTTTTTATATGCTTACTCAAAGATACTTATATTTTACTTATCGTCTTGACCATCTACCTCTTTATATTCTGCGTCAACTACATTATCACCTTCAGGTCTTTGAGGTTCTTCTTGCTGAGGTTGACCTTCTTGTGTTGGTTGCTGTTGCTCCTGTTGAGCCTCTTGGGACTGCTGGTATATCAACTGAGCTATCTTATGTGAAGCTTCCTGCAACTCATCCATACCTTTTTTTATTGCTTCTACATCTTTAACTTCATTTTTAAGAAGGTTGTTTAAGGCATCTACCTTATCCTGGATGTTTTTCTTATCGTCTTCCCCAATCTTATCTTTATGCTCGTTCACAGTTTTATTGACTGTGTATACAAGAGAATCTGCCTGATTAACAACCTCTATAACCTCTTTGTTCTTTTTATCTTCTTCTGCGTGTTGTTCAGATTCTTTAACCATTCTATCAATTTCATCTTCAGAAAGTTTTTTAGAAGCAGTTATTTTGATAGACTGTTCTTTACCTGTTCCTTTATCTTTTGCGGCTACATTCAATATACCGTTTGCATCTATATCAAAAGAAACCTCTATCTGAGGTAGTCCTCTTGGTGCTGGCGGTATACCTACAAGTTGAAAGTTGCCCAAACTAAGATTATCTTTAGCCATTGTCCTTTCCCCCTGCAAAACATTGATTTCTACAGAAGGTTGATTATCTGCCGCAGTTGAGAAAACCTGACTTTTCTTAGCTGGTATGGTTGTGTTTCTTTCAATAATTTTAGTAAAAACACCACCAAGTGTTTCAACACCTAAAGATAAAGGAGTAACATCCAGCAAAAGTATATCTTTGTCTTTCATATCTCCAGAAAGAATAGCGCCCTGTATAGCGGCCCCAACAGAAACACACTCCATAGGGTCAACCCCTCTCTCTGGTTTAATACCTATCAACTCTTCAACAAACGTCTGAACCATAGGTATTCTTGTAGGTCCACCAACAAGTATTACCTTACCTATATCTGAAGATTTAAGTTTTGCGTCTTCAATTGCTTTCTTTACTGGTTCTTTACATTTATCTATAATCGGGCTTATCAACTCTTCAAGTTTTGCTCTTCTTATCTTCATCTGTAAATGTTTTGGACCATTCTGGTCGGCAGTAATGAAAGGTAAACTTATATCTGTCTCAACAGTTGAAGAAAGTTCAATTTTAGCTTTTTCAGCTGCTTCTCTCAAACGTTGCATAGCCATCTTATCTTTACTTACATCTATACCCGACTCTTTCTTAAATTCATCTACAATATATTCAACAAGCGCCTCATCCATATCTGTACCACCAAGCAAAGTATCGCCTGAAGTTGAAAGAAC
This region of bacterium genomic DNA includes:
- the dnaK gene encoding molecular chaperone DnaK, translating into MSEKIVGIDLGTSNSSAAVMEGGKTVIIPSAEGTTIVGGKAFPSYVAFTKDGQVLVGEPARRQASVNPEGTVFAAKRKMGTDHKYNIYGKSYTPEQISAFILQKIKKDIESYLGQPVKKAVVTVPAYFNDNQRQATKDAGTIAGLEVVRLINEPTAASFAFGLDKLEEELKILVFDFGAGTLDVTVMDMMAGVFKVLSTSGDTLLGGTDMDEALVEYIVDEFKKESGIDVSKDKMAMQRLREAAEKAKIELSSTVETDISLPFITADQNGPKHLQMKIRRAKLEELISPIIDKCKEPVKKAIEDAKLKSSDIGKVILVGGPTRIPMVQTFVEELIGIKPERGVDPMECVSVGAAIQGAILSGDMKDKDILLLDVTPLSLGVETLGGVFTKIIERNTTIPAKKSQVFSTAADNQPSVEINVLQGERTMAKDNLSLGNFQLVGIPPAPRGLPQIEVSFDIDANGILNVAAKDKGTGKEQSIKITASKKLSEDEIDRMVKESEQHAEEDKKNKEVIEVVNQADSLVYTVNKTVNEHKDKIGEDDKKNIQDKVDALNNLLKNEVKDVEAIKKGMDELQEASHKIAQLIYQQSQEAQQEQQQPTQEGQPQQEEPQRPEGDNVVDAEYKEVDGQDDK